From the genome of Ziziphus jujuba cultivar Dongzao chromosome 6, ASM3175591v1, one region includes:
- the LOC107413224 gene encoding adenine phosphoribosyltransferase 4 — protein sequence MSAYRVQDPRIHGIKTKIRVVPNFPKPGIMFQDITTLLLDPKAFKDTIDLFVERYKGKNISVVAGIEARGFIFGPPIALAIGAKFVPLRKPKKLPGEVIFEEYTLEYGKDRLEMHVGAVEPGERALVVDDLIATGGTLCAAMNLLERVGAEVVECACVIELPDLQGRKRLSGKPLYVLVEYH from the exons ATGTCGGCTTACAGAGTTCAAGATCCTCGCATCCATGGCATCAAAACTAAGATTCGCGTCGTCCCCAATTTTCCCAAACCTG GTATTATGTTTCAAGACATCACAACTCTTCTACTCGACCCAAAGGCTTTCAAGGACACAATCGATTTGTTTGTTGAGAGATACAAAGGCAAAAACATTTCCGTTGTTgcag GGATAGAAGCTCGTGGTTTTATATTTGGTCCTCCTATTGCATTGGCAATAGGAGCAAAATTTGTTCCACTGAGGAAACCTAAGAAGTTACCTG GTGAAGTTATCTTTGAAGAGTATACCTTGGAATATGGAAAGGACCGACTTGAGATGCATGTTGGAGCAGTTGAACCTGGTGAACGAGCCTTGGTGGTTGATGATCTAATTGCCACAGGAGGCACTCTCTGTGCTGCAATGAATTTATTGG AACGTGTTGGGGCGGAAGTTGTCGAATGTGCATGTGTTATTGAACTACCAGATTTACAG GGTCGGAAGCGATTGAGTGGCAAGCCGTTATATGTACTAGTGGAATATCATTAA